The Bos taurus isolate L1 Dominette 01449 registration number 42190680 breed Hereford chromosome 18, ARS-UCD2.0, whole genome shotgun sequence genome has a window encoding:
- the DPEP2NB gene encoding LOW QUALITY PROTEIN: DPEP2 neighbor protein (The sequence of the model RefSeq protein was modified relative to this genomic sequence to represent the inferred CDS: deleted 3 bases in 2 codons; substituted 3 bases at 3 genomic stop codons), giving the protein MSDRIFYLIFSNLSSVPWKGNTAAALAPTSPPTPGHCHVLYRGRGKAQVGWPGETHCLVGGYXAYGDAPVATTAKVEAEKPVLSRTPKRQRALTEXDKDLSCSSPKIQXLQHGGRRLTPQKPAG; this is encoded by the exons ATGTCTGATCGAATCTTCTATCTAATCTTC TCTAACTTGTCCTCTGTCCCCTGGAAGGGCAACACAGCAG CAGCTCTGGCTCCCACTTCCCCTCCTACACCTGGTCACTGCCATGTCCTCTACCGAGGGCGTGGAAAAGCACAGGTAGGCTGGCCTGGGGAGACACACTGCCTGGTCGGTGGCTACTGAGCCTACGGGGATGCT CCTGTGGCCACCACAGCCAAGGTGGAAGCAGAGAAGCCAGTCCTCAGCCGCACTCCCAAGAGACAGCGAGCTCTGACGGAATAGGATAAAGACCTCAGTTGCTCCAGCCCCAAAATTCAGTGACTGCAGCATGGTGGCAGGAGGCTGACCCCACAGAAGCCTGCTGGCTGA
- the DDX28 gene encoding probable ATP-dependent RNA helicase DDX28 precursor: protein MALARQLRLLSLATRLLLAPQRDLTSRGPDEPLPVVRIPRGLQRRQEQRQSGQRSPLRPVLVRPGPLLISARRPELNQPARQTLGRWEAAPLVSRGWKHRRARQDYFSIERAQHEAPALRNLSSKGSFADLGLEPRVLSALQEAAPEVVRPTTVQSSTIPPLLRGRHILCAAETGSGKTLGYMLPLLQRLLGQPSLYTSRIPAPRGLVLVPSRELAEQVRAVAQPLGSSLGLRVQELGGGHGMSRVRLQLSKHPPAEVLVATPGALWKALKGQLISLAQLSFLVLDEVDTLLDESFLELVDYILEKSHIAEGPADLKDPFNPKAQLVLVGATFPEGVGQLLSKVASLDSLTTITSSKLHCIMPHVKQTFMRLKGAEKVTELVQILKQHDRAHRTGSTGTVLVFCNSSSTVNWLGYILDDHKIQHLRLQGQMPASMRAGIFQSFQKGSRDILLCTDIASRGLDSTQVELVINYDFPLTLQDYIHRAGRVGRVGSEVPGTVISFVTHPWDVSLVQKIELAARRRRSLPGLGSSVSEPLHQETLLQQA from the coding sequence ATGGCTCTAGCACGGCAGCTACGGCTGTTGTCGCTCGCGACTCGGTTGCTTCTGGCGCCTCAACGGGACCTGACAAGCCGCGGTCCCGACGAGCCCCTGCCCGTGGTGCGCATCCCGCGGGGTCTACAGAGGCGGCAGGAACAGCGGCAGAGCGGGCAGCGGAGTCCCCTGCGGCCGGTGTTGGTGCGACCTGGCCCGCTGCTGATCTCGGCGCGGCGGCCGGAGTTGAACCAGCCCGCACGCCAAACGCTGGGCCGTTGGGAGGCTGCGCCACTCGTTTCGCGAGGCTGGAAGCATCGGCGCGCTCGCCAGGACTATTTCTCCATTGAGCGCGCTCAGCATGAGGCCCCAGCACTGCGGAACCTCTCGTCCAAGGGCAGCTTCGCCGATCTGGGTCTGGAGCCCCGTGTGCTGAGCGCACTCCAAGAAGCTGCTCCCGAAGTCGTTCGGCCCACAACCGTGCAGTCGAGTACCATTCCCCCATTGCTTCGCGGCCGCCACATCCTCTGCGCCGCGGAAACCGGCAGTGGCAAGACTCTCGGCTACATGCTACCTCTGCTTCAACGGCTCTTGGGCCAGCCAAGCCTGTACACCAGTCGTATCCCTGCTCCTCGAGGCCTGGTCCTTGTGCCTTCTCGAGAATTAGCTGAACAGGTGCGGGCCGTGGCCCAGCCCTTGGGCAGCTCCTTAGGCCTCCGGGTGCAGGAGTTAGGGGGAGGCCATGGCATGAGTAGGGTCAGGCTGCAACTGTCCAAACATCCTCCAGCAGAAGTACTGGTGGCCACTCCAGGGGCTCTGTGGAAGGCCCTGAAAGGTCAACTGATCAGCCTGGCGCAGCTCTCTTTCTTGGTGTTGGATGAGGTAGATACATTGTTGGATGAAAGTTTCCTGGAACTGGTGGATTACATCTTGGAGAAGAGTCACATAGCAGAAGGCCCCGCTGACTTAAAAGACCCTTTCAATCCCAAAGCTCAGTTAGTGCTGGTGGGGGCCACATTTCCCGAAGGTGTAGGCCAGCTGCTGAGTAAAGTTGCCAGTTTAGACTCTCTAACCACCATTACCAGTTCCAAGCTCCACTGCATCATGCCTCATGTCAAACAGACGTTCATGAGGCTGAAAGGAGCAGAGAAGGTAACTGAGTTAGTGCAGATCCTCAAGCAGCATGACAGAGCACACAGGACTGGCTCCACAGGAACTGTTCTCGTGTTCTGTAACAGCTCCAGCACTGTGAACTGGCTGGGATATATTCTGGATGACCACAAAATCCAACACTTAAGACTGCAGGGACAAATGCCAGCCTCTATGAGGGCAGGTATCTTCCAGTCCTTCCAGAAGGGTTCCCGAGACATACTTCTCTGCACAGACATCGCCTCTCGGGGCCTGGACAGCACTCAGGTGGAACTCGTCATCAATTATGATTTCCCTCTCACCCTGCAGGATTACATCCACAGAGCAGGGAGGGTGGGCCGTGTGGGGAGTGAGGTGCCAGGAACAGTCATCAGCTTTGTGACCCATCCCTGGGATGTGAGCCTAGTTCAGAAGATTGAGCTGGCAGCTCGCAGGAGGAGAAGCCTTCCAGGTCTAGGATCCTCAGTAAGTGAGCCTTTGCACCAGGAAACCTTACTGCAGCAGGCTTAA